TCATTTTTAATTCAAACTTGCTATCTATTTCTATACTAATAATAATTAGCCCACTTTCAGGCTCTCGTTTGAAAGGGAAAGTCATTATTTGATACGATTAAAAATTCCTGTAATCTTTCTAGTTGGTTTGAAAGTGCCTGTATAAATCAGCGTGATTTTATTAAAGGCTGAAGTTTTGGCTCTTCCAATATAACAAACTTCTTTCTTATCCTTGCTATGATAAATTGGGATGCCAGATACAAGATCAATTTTGCTTTCATCCATAATAGGCTCGCACACAAAAACCCATTAGTTAGGATAAAGTTTTTTGATGTCGGTAATGTTTAATGATTGTCCCATTTTATTGTACAAGTTTACTACTGCAAATTTAAGATTTTTCTTCTTATTTATTGAAATAATTCCTGTCTAAATTTGTAATTATAATCTTTTGATTTCCCTTATTCTAAAATCATAAATCCTTATAATATATTTTGCCACTCAACTTTTATTATATTATTTTGCAACAAAATTTATCACATGCAAGAAATTATTGAAGCCGCTTGGCAAGACCGTGAACTATTAAAAGATAGCACCACTTTAGCAACCATCAACGAAGTTATAGAACAATTAGATAAAGGCAAGCTCCGCGTAGCTCAACCCATGGGCAATGGCGACTGGCAAGTAAATGAGTGGGTAAAGAAGGCGGTAATTTTATATTTTCCTACCCGCGAAATGGTGACTACCTATGCCGGCCCGCTGGAGTTTTATGATAAGATGGCTTTAAAAAGTAATTATAAAGAATTGGGAATTAGAGTTGTACCCCATGCGGTTGCACGCTATGGAAGTTATATATCGCCAGGGGTCATTTTAATGCCTTCCTATGTAAATATCGGAGCCTATATAGCTGAAGGTACCATGGTAGATACCTGGGCTACTGTGGGCTCGTGTGCCCAAATAGGTAAGCACGTGCATTTGAGCGGTGGCGTAGGA
This sequence is a window from Bacteroidota bacterium. Protein-coding genes within it:
- a CDS encoding 2,3,4,5-tetrahydropyridine-2,6-dicarboxylate N-succinyltransferase produces the protein MYHMQEIIEAAWQDRELLKDSTTLATINEVIEQLDKGKLRVAQPMGNGDWQVNEWVKKAVILYFPTREMVTTYAGPLEFYDKMALKSNYKELGIRVVPHAVARYGSYISPGVILMPSYVNIGAYIAEGTMVDTWATVGSCAQIGKHVHLSGGVGIGGVLEPVQAAPVIIEDHAFIGSRCIVVEGVRVGEAAVLGAGVTITMSTKIIDVTGDTPIEHKGYVPARSVVIPGSYTKKFAAGDFQVPCALIIGQRKPSTDLKTSLNDALREYNVAV